One stretch of Candidatus Omnitrophota bacterium DNA includes these proteins:
- the gyrA gene encoding DNA gyrase subunit A, with protein sequence MYTQGEKITKRYVEDEIKDSYINYAMSVIVGRALPDARDGLKPVQRRILYAMHGLNLQRSKPYKKSARIVGDCLGRYHPHGDASVYDALVRMVQNFSLRYPLVDGQGNWGSIDGDPAAAMRYTEARMASIADELLADIDKETVNFVPNFDESLTEPVILPSALPTLLVNGCSGIAVGMATNMPPHNLSETVNALIKVIDEPQVDLSGLMKIIKGPDFPTGATICGRSGIKSAYETGRGIIKLHARAQIEEQKSGKSAIIVTELPYQVNKTNLIESIANLVSDKRIDGISDIRDESDKEGIRIVIELKRDYPAQVILNQLYKHTQLASTFGIIMLALVNNQPRVLNLRQMLDLYIEHRKDIIRRRTDFLLRRAQDRAHILEGLKIALDHIEKIIKTIRSAKDTHTAKQALIDNFELSPRQAQAILEMQLQRLTALERGKIEAEYVELLKKIQEYEAILASDTKVLSIIKTELLEMQKKYGDDRRTDIVAELDDLKIEDLIADEDVVITISHGGYIKRLPVSAYRRQKRGGKGVVGAELKEEDFAEHLFIATTHEYILFFSNIGKAYMLKVHEIPQSGRASKGKAIVNVLQLAPGESVSAFVRVKDFNKGGYIFMATEHGVVKKTELAAYANTRKGGIIGITIEKGDHLIEAACTEDKDDIILATRDGKAIRFKSSSIRNMGRSAQGVRGISLEGKDIVIGMAVARAGAALLTISEKGFGKRTPLGEYRLQARGGKGIINIKTTDKTGLAVVVRAVTDKDEVMLITESGAIVRTPVQGIRLSGRSTQGVCVISLKGGKDKVSAVASVVAEDGE encoded by the coding sequence TAACAAAGCGTTATGTTGAAGACGAGATAAAGGATTCTTATATTAATTACGCTATGAGCGTTATCGTGGGCCGCGCCTTACCGGACGCCAGGGACGGTTTGAAGCCTGTCCAACGCAGAATACTTTATGCTATGCATGGTCTGAATCTGCAAAGGTCCAAGCCTTATAAAAAAAGCGCGCGTATAGTGGGCGATTGCCTGGGCAGGTATCATCCTCACGGCGATGCTTCCGTATATGACGCGCTGGTGCGCATGGTCCAGAATTTTTCTTTGCGCTATCCGCTTGTGGATGGCCAGGGCAACTGGGGCTCTATTGACGGAGATCCCGCCGCGGCCATGCGATATACTGAAGCACGCATGGCATCTATAGCCGATGAATTGCTCGCCGACATAGACAAGGAAACGGTTAATTTTGTCCCAAATTTTGATGAATCGCTGACTGAGCCGGTTATCTTGCCGTCCGCTTTGCCGACACTGCTGGTTAACGGCTGTAGCGGAATAGCTGTCGGCATGGCGACGAATATGCCTCCGCATAATCTTAGCGAAACGGTAAACGCCCTGATCAAGGTAATTGATGAGCCGCAGGTTGATTTAAGCGGGCTTATGAAAATCATAAAAGGCCCTGATTTTCCTACGGGAGCTACCATCTGCGGCAGAAGCGGTATAAAAAGCGCTTATGAGACCGGCCGCGGTATTATTAAGTTGCACGCCAGGGCCCAAATAGAAGAACAAAAATCCGGCAAAAGCGCTATCATTGTGACAGAGTTGCCGTACCAGGTGAATAAAACAAACCTGATAGAATCCATCGCCAACCTTGTATCCGATAAGCGTATTGACGGTATATCGGACATACGCGATGAATCAGACAAGGAAGGCATCAGGATTGTGATAGAATTAAAGCGCGATTATCCCGCACAGGTGATATTGAACCAACTGTATAAACATACCCAGCTTGCTTCAACATTCGGTATTATTATGTTAGCCCTGGTGAATAACCAGCCGAGGGTTTTGAACCTGCGCCAGATGCTTGACCTTTATATTGAGCATCGCAAGGATATTATCAGGAGGAGGACAGACTTCTTATTGCGCAGGGCCCAGGACAGGGCTCATATACTTGAAGGATTAAAGATAGCGCTTGATCACATAGAAAAGATTATTAAAACAATCCGCTCTGCCAAAGACACCCACACCGCTAAACAGGCCCTTATAGACAATTTTGAATTAAGCCCCAGGCAGGCGCAGGCCATACTTGAAATGCAATTACAGCGCCTGACAGCTCTTGAGCGGGGCAAAATAGAAGCGGAGTATGTAGAACTACTGAAAAAAATACAGGAGTACGAAGCGATATTAGCCAGCGATACCAAGGTTCTCTCTATTATAAAAACCGAATTGTTGGAAATGCAAAAAAAGTATGGCGATGACAGGCGCACTGATATTGTCGCGGAGTTAGATGATCTCAAAATAGAAGATCTGATAGCTGATGAAGACGTGGTTATAACAATCAGCCACGGCGGCTACATCAAACGCTTACCGGTCAGCGCTTACCGGCGTCAAAAACGCGGAGGCAAGGGCGTGGTAGGCGCGGAATTAAAAGAAGAAGACTTTGCTGAACACCTGTTTATTGCTACCACGCATGAGTATATATTATTTTTTAGCAATATAGGCAAGGCCTATATGTTAAAGGTACACGAAATTCCGCAGTCGGGCAGAGCGTCTAAAGGCAAGGCGATTGTCAACGTTTTACAGCTCGCTCCCGGTGAATCTGTCAGCGCTTTTGTCCGCGTAAAAGATTTTAACAAGGGCGGTTATATTTTTATGGCCACAGAACATGGTGTGGTCAAAAAGACCGAACTCGCAGCGTATGCCAATACCCGTAAGGGCGGGATTATAGGTATAACGATTGAAAAAGGGGATCATTTGATTGAAGCGGCTTGCACGGAAGACAAAGACGACATCATATTAGCCACCAGAGACGGCAAGGCCATTAGGTTTAAATCCAGTTCTATAAGGAACATGGGCCGGTCTGCACAGGGCGTGCGCGGCATATCTCTGGAGGGTAAAGACATTGTTATCGGCATGGCGGTTGCGCGCGCGGGAGCGGCCCTTTTGACAATTTCAGAAAAAGGTTTTGGCAAAAGGACGCCCCTTGGAGAATACAGGTTGCAAGCGCGCGGCGGGAAAGGTATTATCAATATCAAAACAACAGACAAGACCGGTCTTGCCGTGGTTGTGCGCGCGGTGACCGATAAAGATGAGGTCATGTTAATTACCGAAAGCGGAGCGATTGTAAGGACCCCCGTGCAGGGTATAAGGTTGAGCGGGCGCTCAACGCAGGGGGTGTGCGTTATATCACTAAAGGGCGGCAAGGACAAGGTGTCGGCCGTGGCCTCTGTGGTTGCCGAAGATGGTGAATAA